A single window of Ignavibacteriales bacterium DNA harbors:
- a CDS encoding 2-oxoacid:acceptor oxidoreductase subunit alpha has protein sequence MSQKTIENVDEVTIRFAGDSGDGMQITGTQFTNTTAILGNDLSTLPDYPAEIRAPAGTLFGVSGFQIHFGSTEIHTPGDQCDVLVAMNPAALKVNVGSLVYGGSIIVNTDGFNDKNLKLAGYDQNPLKDGSLEKFRVYEVDISKLTALALQDLNISSKFVDRSKNFFALGMMYWMYGRPLETTIEWLKGKFKDKPDILEANTRVLKAGWNFSETTEIFAVRYDVAPANLPPGRYRNITGNQAVAWGFMAAAKKANMELFLGSYPITPASDILHELSLYKSHGVKTFQAEDEIAGITSAIGASFGGALGITTTSGPGVALKSEAMGLAVMVELPLVICNVQRGGPSTGLPTKTEQADLLQALYGRNGEAPMPVIAAATPSDCFDATFEACRIAIKYMTPVMILTDGYLANGSEPWLIPDFDKMADISPSFVTNPEGFMPYAREEKTLARPWAIPGTPGLEHRVGGLEKQNITGNINYEPENHDLMIRLRAEKIQRIANDIPLAKVEGEPQGELLVVGWGGTYGAIKTAVARQQKQGKSVSHLHLRYLNQLPKNLGEVLGQFKQILVPEINLGQLVKVLRSEFLVPAKGFNKVRGLPFRSVELEKVIEDTLKGIS, from the coding sequence ATGTCACAGAAGACGATAGAAAACGTTGATGAAGTAACGATTCGTTTCGCAGGCGATTCGGGCGATGGAATGCAGATAACGGGAACGCAGTTCACCAACACTACTGCAATTCTCGGAAATGACTTGAGTACGCTCCCCGACTATCCCGCCGAAATCCGTGCCCCTGCAGGGACTCTCTTTGGCGTCAGCGGATTTCAGATCCATTTCGGAAGCACTGAGATTCACACCCCCGGCGATCAATGTGATGTTCTCGTGGCCATGAATCCCGCTGCGCTCAAAGTCAATGTCGGCAGCCTTGTCTATGGGGGTTCCATCATTGTCAATACTGACGGCTTTAATGACAAGAATCTCAAGCTCGCCGGTTATGACCAGAACCCTCTCAAGGATGGATCGCTGGAGAAATTCCGGGTCTACGAGGTCGACATCAGCAAGTTGACCGCCCTCGCACTGCAGGATCTCAACATCTCCAGCAAGTTCGTGGACCGTTCCAAGAACTTCTTTGCATTGGGGATGATGTACTGGATGTACGGACGGCCGCTTGAAACGACGATCGAGTGGTTGAAAGGAAAATTCAAGGACAAGCCAGACATTCTTGAAGCAAATACGAGAGTATTGAAAGCAGGATGGAATTTCAGCGAGACGACGGAAATTTTCGCCGTCCGGTATGATGTGGCGCCGGCGAATCTCCCCCCCGGGAGGTACCGCAATATTACGGGAAATCAGGCAGTCGCGTGGGGCTTCATGGCCGCTGCAAAGAAAGCCAACATGGAGCTCTTTCTTGGCAGCTACCCCATCACTCCCGCCAGCGACATTCTTCATGAACTTTCCCTCTACAAGAGCCACGGAGTGAAAACCTTCCAGGCTGAAGATGAAATTGCCGGAATCACCTCAGCGATCGGCGCATCGTTTGGAGGTGCGCTCGGCATCACCACGACAAGCGGTCCTGGAGTTGCACTGAAGAGCGAAGCGATGGGCCTTGCGGTGATGGTTGAACTGCCTCTGGTCATCTGCAATGTCCAACGGGGCGGCCCGAGCACGGGACTTCCGACAAAAACCGAACAGGCAGATCTGCTCCAAGCATTGTACGGCCGAAACGGAGAAGCTCCGATGCCGGTGATCGCCGCCGCGACGCCGTCCGATTGCTTCGACGCAACCTTCGAGGCGTGCCGGATTGCAATCAAATACATGACGCCGGTGATGATTTTGACTGACGGCTATCTCGCAAACGGATCCGAGCCATGGCTCATCCCGGACTTCGACAAGATGGCAGACATTTCTCCAAGCTTCGTTACGAACCCCGAGGGCTTCATGCCTTACGCCCGTGAAGAGAAGACACTCGCGCGTCCGTGGGCCATACCGGGAACTCCTGGCCTGGAACATCGGGTTGGCGGATTGGAGAAGCAGAACATTACCGGGAACATCAACTACGAACCCGAGAATCATGATCTGATGATTCGTCTACGCGCAGAGAAAATCCAACGCATTGCCAACGACATACCGCTCGCAAAAGTCGAAGGCGAACCACAAGGTGAGCTCCTCGTCGTCGGCTGGGGCGGCACCTATGGCGCGATTAAAACTGCCGTCGCGCGGCAGCAGAAGCAAGGCAAATCAGTTTCTCACCTGCACCTCCGCTATCTGAACCAGTTGCCGAAGAACCTCGGCGAGGTTCTCGGACAATTCAAGCAGATACTCGTACCGGAGATCAATCTTGGTCAGCTCGTGAAAGTGCTGCGCTCGGAGTTCCTAGTTCCCGCGAAAGGGTTCAATAAGGTTCGCGGTCTCCCCTTCAGGTCTGTCGAACTGGAGAAAGTAATTGAAGACACTCTGAAAGGGATATCATGA
- the pth gene encoding aminoacyl-tRNA hydrolase → MFFVIGLGNPEGRYSGTRHNIGFEVADRIARRLRCSFKEGRGEYLIARGEAGETPLAIVKPQTYMNQSGLAVMEIQEEFGVTPEQFLVVCDDFQIPLGQLRLRLRGSDGGHNGLSSIIYHLQSEEFPRLRCGIASSSMPKEKDLLAEFVLEQFTAVERPVIDTMVDDAAQACLLAVTEGMARSMNEFNKKQSSEQDPTHNP, encoded by the coding sequence ATGTTCTTTGTCATCGGACTTGGCAATCCTGAAGGCAGGTATTCCGGAACGAGGCATAACATCGGGTTCGAAGTTGCCGACAGAATTGCGCGACGGCTCAGGTGTTCTTTCAAAGAAGGTCGGGGCGAATATCTGATCGCCAGAGGAGAAGCCGGCGAGACACCGCTGGCCATCGTGAAACCTCAGACTTACATGAATCAAAGCGGTCTTGCGGTGATGGAAATCCAGGAGGAGTTCGGGGTCACACCAGAGCAGTTCCTCGTCGTCTGTGATGATTTTCAGATTCCACTGGGCCAGCTTCGACTCCGTCTGCGGGGAAGCGACGGCGGGCACAACGGCCTCTCCTCGATCATCTACCACCTGCAGTCAGAAGAGTTTCCGCGGCTCCGGTGCGGGATTGCCTCTTCCTCGATGCCGAAGGAGAAAGACCTGCTGGCCGAATTTGTTCTAGAGCAGTTCACGGCAGTCGAACGTCCCGTGATTGACACTATGGTAGACGATGCCGCTCAAGCATGCCTCCTCGCTGTGACAGAGGGAATGGCCAGGTCAATGAACGAGTTCAACAAGAAACAATCATCCGAACAAGATCCAACACATAATCCATAA
- the rpsF gene encoding 30S ribosomal protein S6: MSDVKRVYETTFIVNASLDDHQIDAVIEKVKDLIIKNGGEIREFVKWGRKRFAYPIRKKNNGFYVVIEFSAPGEVIAKLERHYFLDENVLRYLSLVLDKRALKARTAAALLAAEQPAAEVKPEEAPKPVAPEAAAAPTQAPTVAPA, translated from the coding sequence ATGTCAGACGTAAAACGGGTCTACGAAACGACCTTCATTGTCAATGCTTCCCTCGATGACCATCAAATCGATGCGGTGATCGAGAAAGTGAAGGACCTCATTATTAAAAACGGCGGAGAAATCCGCGAGTTCGTGAAATGGGGACGGAAGCGCTTTGCCTATCCGATCAGGAAAAAGAACAACGGTTTCTATGTCGTCATCGAATTCAGCGCACCCGGTGAAGTCATCGCGAAACTTGAACGGCATTATTTCCTCGATGAGAACGTGCTCCGGTACCTGTCTCTCGTGCTTGACAAGCGAGCACTGAAGGCCCGCACCGCTGCGGCTCTTCTTGCTGCTGAACAGCCCGCAGCAGAGGTCAAACCGGAAGAAGCACCGAAGCCCGTAGCGCCGGAAGCGGCGGCGGCTCCGACACAGGCGCCAACAGTGGCACCGGCCTGA
- the rpsR gene encoding 30S ribosomal protein S18, which translates to MAYTRNSTSRQGDRRGSSQRGSSGQVRKKRTCRFCDNKEDFVDYKADKKLQRFVSEQGRIIPKRITGTCARHQRMLVTAIKRARHLALLPFVSDAVK; encoded by the coding sequence ATGGCATATACAAGGAACAGCACAAGCCGTCAGGGCGATCGCCGCGGCTCCTCACAGCGTGGCTCATCTGGTCAGGTAAGAAAGAAGCGTACGTGCCGCTTCTGTGACAACAAGGAAGATTTTGTTGATTACAAGGCCGACAAGAAACTTCAACGCTTCGTGTCTGAGCAGGGTCGAATTATTCCCAAGCGTATCACGGGAACATGCGCCAGACATCAACGGATGCTCGTCACCGCCATCAAGCGGGCGCGCCATCTCGCACTTCTCCCCTTTGTCTCAGATGCAGTGAAGTAA
- the rplI gene encoding 50S ribosomal protein L9, producing the protein MKVILRQEFGQLGHIGDVVDVKDGYARNYLIPRNIAFLATASSVQRLEEEKKQHVRAIDKEKRASEALAAELEKVSITIQMKVGEDEKLFGSVTSQMIADSLKEKGLTIDKRNIELEDSIKALGIYTVNVKLPGGVIGNVKVWVVRE; encoded by the coding sequence ATGAAGGTAATCTTACGACAGGAATTCGGGCAGCTCGGGCACATTGGTGACGTCGTTGATGTGAAGGACGGATATGCACGCAACTACCTCATTCCCCGCAATATCGCTTTTCTGGCGACCGCAAGCAGCGTTCAGCGGCTCGAAGAAGAGAAGAAACAGCACGTTCGTGCGATCGACAAGGAAAAACGCGCTTCAGAGGCGCTCGCAGCCGAACTCGAGAAAGTCTCCATCACGATTCAGATGAAGGTTGGCGAAGACGAGAAGCTGTTTGGCTCGGTGACATCACAGATGATCGCCGATTCTCTCAAGGAGAAAGGGCTTACGATCGACAAGCGGAATATCGAGCTTGAGGATTCGATCAAGGCGCTCGGCATCTACACCGTCAACGTGAAGTTGCCCGGAGGCGTGATCGGAAACGTCAAGGTTTGGGTTGTCCGCGAGTAG
- a CDS encoding bifunctional oligoribonuclease/PAP phosphatase NrnA: MEKAFEELQHIIGQHSRFVLTTHVNPDPDAIGSELALARYLAAHGKIVAVLNHSPLPANCAFLDPKGVIEQFDPAQHANMVLDADVIIVVDANQLDRLQGLKPYISNSKAVKVCIDHHLDKLPFADLYLVDPETAATGEVLYNLFLFLDKDSVTTEIAIPLYAAIMADTGSFRFPKTDSTIHRIVADLLERGADPVEIYRNIYDQGTANRLQLLGHALSTLQLAHGGKVAHLSVTREMFKQTETTEEDIDNFINYTLTIAGVQIGLMFTNLGEAIKVSFRSRGDIAVNMLAQEFGGNGHKNAAGARIPGAGLDAIRAQVIARAEHYIV; encoded by the coding sequence ATGGAAAAAGCCTTCGAAGAGCTCCAACACATCATCGGACAACACAGCCGGTTTGTCCTCACAACTCACGTCAATCCGGATCCTGATGCTATCGGAAGCGAATTGGCTCTTGCGCGCTATCTCGCCGCCCATGGCAAAATCGTGGCGGTGCTGAACCATAGCCCGCTACCGGCGAATTGCGCATTCCTCGATCCGAAAGGCGTGATTGAGCAGTTCGATCCCGCTCAACACGCAAACATGGTCCTCGACGCGGATGTCATCATCGTCGTCGACGCGAACCAGCTGGACCGCCTCCAGGGGTTGAAACCGTACATCTCCAACAGCAAGGCCGTCAAAGTCTGCATCGACCATCATCTCGACAAACTCCCGTTTGCCGATCTCTATCTTGTCGATCCAGAGACGGCTGCGACCGGTGAAGTCTTGTACAATTTGTTTCTCTTCCTCGACAAAGATTCTGTTACGACCGAGATAGCGATACCTCTGTACGCAGCGATCATGGCCGACACCGGCTCTTTCCGGTTCCCGAAGACCGACTCCACAATTCACCGCATCGTCGCCGATCTCCTCGAGCGGGGTGCTGATCCTGTCGAGATCTACCGGAACATCTACGACCAGGGGACTGCAAATCGCCTCCAACTGCTTGGGCATGCTTTGTCGACGCTGCAGCTTGCTCACGGGGGCAAAGTCGCTCACTTGTCGGTTACGCGGGAAATGTTCAAGCAGACAGAAACCACGGAAGAGGACATTGACAACTTCATCAACTATACGCTCACGATTGCCGGAGTGCAGATTGGTTTAATGTTCACCAATCTGGGAGAAGCGATCAAGGTAAGCTTCCGGTCGCGGGGCGACATTGCCGTAAACATGCTCGCACAGGAATTTGGCGGCAACGGCCACAAGAACGCGGCCGGCGCCCGGATTCCCGGGGCAGGACTCGATGCAATCCGCGCACAGGTCATAGCAAGAGCAGAACACTACATCGTATGA
- a CDS encoding 2-oxoacid:ferredoxin oxidoreductase subunit beta — protein sequence MSTLVEETMKNANEIPVPKYTAKDFSSNQDVRWCPGCGDYSILAQTQRVMPDLGIPKNKMVFVSGIGCSSRFPYYMDTYGFHSIHGRATAIASGLKIARPDLSVWVVTGDGDGMSIGGNHFIHLMRRNLDLQVLLFNNQIYGLTKGQYSPTSEMGKVTKSTPYGSVDYPFNPAALALGASATFVARTLDRDPKHMQNVIRRAAGHKGTSFVEIYQNCNVFNDGAFFPFTEKETKDDNVVFLEHGKPLIFGKEKDKGIRLNGFSPEVVSLKDGKVSMDDLLVHNEKDTTLSFILADMTYKPHLPRPVGIFLAIDRPVYEAEMERQIAFAQEKRGVGDFKKLLNSGETWVVQ from the coding sequence ATGAGCACGCTTGTTGAAGAGACAATGAAAAACGCAAACGAGATCCCAGTGCCGAAATATACGGCGAAGGACTTCTCCAGCAACCAGGATGTTCGCTGGTGCCCGGGCTGCGGAGACTATTCGATCCTCGCTCAGACGCAGCGCGTGATGCCCGATCTCGGGATCCCAAAGAACAAGATGGTCTTTGTGTCGGGAATCGGATGCTCAAGCCGCTTTCCCTACTATATGGACACATACGGTTTTCACAGCATTCATGGTCGAGCGACGGCGATAGCGTCCGGTCTGAAAATTGCGCGGCCCGATTTGTCGGTCTGGGTTGTCACAGGCGACGGTGACGGGATGAGCATAGGCGGTAACCATTTCATCCATCTGATGCGGCGCAATCTCGATCTCCAGGTTCTCCTGTTCAACAACCAGATCTATGGGCTGACGAAGGGGCAGTATTCACCAACTTCGGAAATGGGAAAAGTCACGAAGTCCACGCCATACGGATCCGTGGACTATCCGTTCAATCCGGCGGCCCTGGCACTTGGCGCGAGCGCCACGTTTGTCGCGAGGACCCTCGACCGGGATCCCAAACACATGCAGAACGTCATAAGGCGCGCCGCCGGGCACAAAGGAACCTCCTTCGTAGAAATCTATCAGAATTGCAACGTGTTCAACGACGGTGCGTTCTTCCCTTTCACCGAGAAAGAGACCAAAGACGACAACGTCGTGTTCCTCGAGCACGGGAAACCCCTTATCTTCGGCAAGGAGAAGGACAAAGGCATACGGCTGAACGGATTCAGCCCCGAAGTCGTGTCCCTGAAGGATGGCAAGGTTTCTATGGACGACCTCCTGGTCCACAACGAGAAAGATACAACCCTGTCCTTCATCCTGGCAGATATGACGTATAAGCCGCACCTCCCCCGGCCAGTCGGGATTTTCCTTGCCATTGATCGGCCGGTGTACGAAGCCGAGATGGAGCGCCAGATAGCATTCGCGCAGGAGAAACGAGGAGTTGGCGATTTCAAGAAGCTCCTGAACTCCGGCGAAACCTGGGTTGTTCAGTAA
- a CDS encoding leucyl aminopeptidase produces the protein MKLAFEQSSLRTSTADVTALFVHQDRSLFKSETSSIARRLGVRMPAVETGDFVGKEGESIVLYSPRAGKARRIILVGLGERQKLSPERFRRCGATAAKRARALKAKSLSIFIPPALAAYESVVTAIAEGAFLGLYRFDKYVSKKSDAPPSLEQITLFTEDSGKVARGRTAVLRAQIVCEATILARNLANAPGNEIYPETLAEAARLSAQRSQYSATVLDEREIKELGMGGVLGVSQGSIRPPRFIILEYGNVKKRPVVLVGKGVTFDSGGISIKPSAGMAEMKMDMSGAAAVIGAFEAVARLRLPVHIIGLIPAVENMPSGNSIRPGDIVRHFNGKTSEVDNTDAEGRLILADALAYAERYKPSAVIDLATLTGAVVVALGHHAAGMMGNNDGLMAKLELAGDATYERVWQLPMFDEYEKLIKSDIADVKNVGGRWAGAITGAWFLRKFIGPYRWVHLDIAGTAMLEENEDYTQKGASGFGVRLLTEFLRGWK, from the coding sequence ATGAAGCTCGCATTCGAACAATCATCACTGCGCACAAGCACTGCTGATGTCACAGCCCTGTTTGTGCATCAGGACAGATCGCTTTTCAAATCCGAAACCTCCTCAATTGCGCGGAGACTTGGCGTCCGCATGCCGGCTGTTGAGACCGGCGACTTCGTTGGAAAGGAAGGGGAGTCGATCGTGCTCTATTCCCCGAGAGCTGGCAAAGCACGTCGGATTATTCTGGTGGGACTCGGAGAACGGCAAAAACTCTCACCCGAGCGTTTTCGCCGATGCGGGGCAACGGCGGCGAAAAGAGCCCGTGCACTGAAAGCGAAGAGCCTTTCAATATTCATTCCTCCTGCTCTCGCTGCCTACGAGTCTGTCGTAACCGCCATTGCTGAAGGCGCATTTCTAGGATTGTATCGATTCGACAAGTACGTTTCGAAGAAATCAGACGCTCCTCCAAGCCTGGAACAGATCACTCTTTTTACAGAAGACTCCGGCAAAGTGGCACGAGGCAGGACGGCCGTCCTGCGGGCACAGATCGTCTGTGAAGCGACGATTCTTGCGAGAAACCTGGCCAATGCTCCGGGAAATGAAATCTATCCGGAAACACTTGCCGAGGCAGCCCGCCTCTCAGCACAACGCAGCCAGTACTCAGCGACTGTCCTCGATGAAAGGGAGATTAAGGAACTCGGAATGGGCGGTGTGCTTGGAGTGAGCCAGGGAAGCATCCGGCCACCCAGGTTCATCATTCTTGAATACGGCAATGTGAAGAAGCGTCCGGTGGTCCTTGTCGGAAAAGGCGTCACGTTCGATTCTGGAGGTATCTCCATTAAACCTTCTGCAGGTATGGCAGAGATGAAAATGGACATGTCCGGTGCTGCCGCAGTCATCGGCGCCTTCGAGGCAGTGGCCAGATTGAGACTCCCCGTCCACATCATCGGTCTCATTCCAGCCGTGGAAAACATGCCCAGCGGCAATTCCATTCGCCCCGGCGACATTGTCCGGCACTTCAATGGCAAGACGTCCGAAGTCGACAACACGGATGCCGAAGGCCGGCTCATACTCGCCGATGCCCTCGCATATGCGGAACGGTACAAGCCCTCAGCTGTGATCGATCTGGCAACTCTTACGGGAGCCGTTGTCGTTGCGCTCGGCCATCATGCTGCAGGGATGATGGGCAATAATGACGGGCTGATGGCGAAACTTGAACTGGCCGGTGACGCGACGTACGAGCGTGTGTGGCAACTCCCCATGTTTGACGAATATGAGAAATTGATCAAGAGTGATATCGCAGACGTCAAGAACGTGGGCGGACGATGGGCTGGTGCCATCACGGGTGCATGGTTCTTGAGGAAGTTTATCGGACCGTATAGATGGGTACACCTCGACATCGCCGGGACAGCGATGCTCGAAGAGAATGAAGATTATACTCAGAAGGGCGCATCAGGCTTCGGCGTACGTCTCCTCACGGAGTTTCTCCGGGGATGGAAGTGA